The following coding sequences are from one Oscillospiraceae bacterium window:
- the rpoB gene encoding DNA-directed RNA polymerase subunit beta, which yields MAHPVKYGKVERVNFSKIDEVLAPPNLIEVQKKSYDWFTTAGIEEVIEEIGPISPDVGAYDPIKDKGASGSTHYLEFYDFKFDEEPKYSLTETKIRETTYAVPTRSKVRLVNRETGEVKEQEIFMGDFPLMTESGTFIINGAERVIVSQLVRSPGVYFAMVRDKSGKQLFSSTMIPNRGAWIEFETDTNDVFSVRIDRTRKVPATVLLRALSHQIDEDGVSRKILNTETNEEIKAMFGEDALILSTLDKDTTTNYEEGILEIYKKLRPGEPPSVPSAQSLINNLFFDPRRYDLARVGRYKFNKKLSFENRALGLKCASDVICPATGEILASAGEILTRESLSLIDRSPVNIITVFDSEEKEVNIMSNDTCDIKYFYENADTKIINEQVKYSVLKELMDKAEEDKLSEEEILDLIYKNKKSLMPKNVTVEDILATINYHITIVHGIGNQDDIDHLGNRRLRSVGELLQNQVRVGFTRMARAIKERMITQQDMDSVTPQSLVNIRPIVAAVKEFFGNSQLSQFMDQTNPLAELTHKRRLSALGPGGLSRDRAGFEVRDVHHTHYGRMCPIESPEGPNIGLIGSLSTYGIVNDYGFIEAPYRKVDKEAGVVTRDVEYMTADVEDNYIIAQANEPLDKDGKFINKRVTARRRDEFLEIEASKVDYMDVSPKQVVSVATAMIPFLENDDANRALMGSNMQRQSVPLLKAQAPIIATGMEYSAAVDSGVVILAECDGTVTKVSGDHITITGKNKKVYDYDLIKFKRSNQSTCINQRPIVKVGDKVKKGQVVADGPSTSNGEVALGKNVLIGFMTWEGYNYEDAILINERIVKEDVFTSIHLEKYETEARDTKLGPEEITRDIPNVGEDALKDLDERGIIRIGAEVRPGDILVGKVSPKGETEVTSEERLLRAIFGEKAREVRDTSLRVPHGEAGIIVDVKVFTRENDNEMAPGVNMIVRVSIAQKRKISVGDKMAGRHGNKGVISRILPEEDMPYLPDGTTLDIVLNPLGVPSRMNIGQVLEVHLGYAARALGWNIATPVFDGANEDDIAKTLVEAGYSEDGKTVLYDGRTGEPFDNRVTVGIMYMLKLHHLVDDKIHARSTGPYSLVTQQPLGGKAQFGGQRFGEMEVWALEAYGAAYTLQEILTVKSDDIVGRVKTYEAIVKGENVPRPGVPESFKVLIKELQSLGLDMKVYAANDEEINLKDTDDDVIPAPRKIESEEDLIDYAENEEHSEDEDNDEDRNLDFADEDLLDDYDEEVSEDDIMIDDDEDIDAILEEESEE from the coding sequence GTGGCGCATCCGGTTAAGTACGGAAAGGTTGAAAGAGTCAACTTTTCTAAAATTGATGAAGTATTGGCACCACCAAATCTGATTGAAGTTCAGAAAAAGTCTTACGATTGGTTTACAACCGCAGGGATTGAGGAAGTTATTGAAGAAATCGGTCCGATAAGTCCTGATGTTGGAGCTTATGATCCTATAAAGGATAAGGGCGCAAGCGGAAGTACTCACTATCTTGAGTTTTATGACTTTAAATTTGATGAGGAGCCAAAATATTCTCTTACTGAAACTAAAATCAGAGAAACAACTTATGCGGTTCCCACAAGGTCCAAAGTTCGTCTTGTAAACAGAGAAACAGGCGAAGTTAAGGAACAGGAAATCTTTATGGGAGATTTCCCTTTAATGACAGAATCAGGTACATTTATTATAAACGGCGCGGAAAGAGTTATAGTCAGCCAGCTTGTACGTTCTCCGGGTGTTTATTTTGCTATGGTAAGAGATAAGTCTGGTAAACAACTTTTCTCATCAACCATGATTCCTAACCGCGGTGCATGGATAGAATTTGAAACTGATACTAATGACGTATTCAGTGTCAGAATTGACAGAACAAGAAAAGTTCCTGCTACCGTTTTATTAAGAGCGCTTTCTCATCAGATAGATGAAGACGGTGTATCAAGAAAAATTTTAAATACCGAAACAAATGAAGAAATAAAGGCAATGTTTGGCGAAGATGCCCTTATTTTATCAACTCTTGATAAAGATACCACAACCAATTACGAAGAAGGTATCTTGGAAATTTACAAAAAATTAAGACCGGGCGAACCACCTTCAGTGCCAAGCGCTCAGTCGCTTATAAATAATTTATTCTTTGATCCGAGAAGATATGACTTAGCAAGAGTCGGAAGATATAAATTCAATAAAAAATTATCTTTTGAAAATAGGGCTTTGGGCTTAAAATGCGCAAGTGATGTTATCTGCCCTGCAACAGGCGAAATTTTAGCAAGTGCGGGCGAAATATTAACAAGAGAAAGTTTATCTTTGATTGACAGATCTCCTGTAAATATAATCACTGTGTTCGATTCGGAAGAAAAAGAAGTTAACATTATGTCGAATGACACTTGTGACATCAAGTATTTTTACGAAAATGCCGACACTAAAATTATTAACGAACAGGTTAAATATTCAGTATTAAAAGAACTTATGGATAAAGCGGAAGAGGACAAACTTTCCGAAGAAGAAATTTTAGATTTAATCTATAAGAATAAAAAATCACTGATGCCTAAAAATGTTACTGTTGAAGATATTTTAGCAACAATTAACTATCATATAACAATAGTTCACGGTATAGGAAATCAGGACGATATCGACCATTTGGGAAACAGACGTCTTCGTTCAGTAGGCGAACTTTTACAAAATCAGGTAAGAGTCGGCTTTACAAGAATGGCAAGAGCAATTAAAGAAAGAATGATTACCCAGCAGGATATGGATTCTGTAACTCCTCAGAGTCTTGTTAATATAAGACCGATAGTTGCAGCAGTTAAAGAATTCTTTGGTAACTCCCAACTTTCTCAGTTTATGGATCAGACTAACCCTCTTGCAGAACTTACTCATAAGAGAAGACTTTCTGCTTTAGGTCCCGGCGGTTTGTCAAGAGACAGAGCGGGCTTTGAAGTGCGTGACGTTCATCATACACATTATGGACGTATGTGTCCTATCGAATCTCCTGAAGGTCCGAACATCGGTCTTATCGGCTCACTTTCAACTTATGGTATAGTTAACGATTATGGCTTTATTGAAGCACCTTACCGTAAAGTTGATAAAGAAGCAGGGGTTGTTACCCGTGATGTTGAGTATATGACAGCCGATGTTGAAGATAATTATATTATTGCTCAGGCAAACGAACCATTAGATAAAGATGGTAAATTTATAAATAAACGTGTAACTGCAAGAAGAAGAGACGAATTTTTGGAAATTGAAGCGTCAAAAGTAGATTATATGGACGTTTCTCCTAAACAGGTTGTATCAGTTGCAACAGCAATGATACCATTCTTAGAAAACGACGATGCTAACCGTGCCCTTATGGGATCTAACATGCAGCGTCAGAGTGTTCCTCTTCTAAAAGCACAGGCACCTATTATTGCAACAGGTATGGAATACAGTGCCGCTGTTGATTCAGGTGTTGTTATTTTGGCAGAGTGTGATGGTACTGTTACTAAAGTAAGCGGTGACCACATCACAATCACAGGCAAAAATAAAAAAGTGTATGATTATGACCTTATTAAATTCAAACGTTCAAACCAGTCAACTTGTATAAACCAAAGACCTATCGTTAAAGTAGGCGATAAAGTTAAAAAAGGTCAGGTAGTGGCTGACGGTCCTTCTACATCAAACGGGGAAGTTGCGCTTGGTAAAAACGTACTTATAGGATTTATGACTTGGGAAGGTTATAACTACGAAGATGCTATTTTAATAAATGAAAGAATAGTTAAAGAAGATGTGTTCACATCTATTCACTTAGAAAAATATGAAACCGAAGCAAGAGATACCAAACTCGGTCCTGAAGAAATCACAAGAGATATCCCTAATGTAGGGGAAGACGCATTAAAAGACCTTGACGAAAGAGGTATCATAAGAATAGGTGCAGAAGTAAGACCTGGCGATATCTTAGTTGGTAAAGTTTCACCAAAAGGCGAAACAGAAGTTACCAGCGAAGAAAGATTACTTCGTGCAATCTTCGGTGAAAAAGCAAGAGAAGTAAGAGATACATCGCTAAGAGTTCCTCACGGGGAAGCAGGTATTATAGTTGACGTTAAAGTGTTCACAAGAGAAAACGACAACGAAATGGCTCCCGGTGTTAATATGATAGTAAGAGTAAGTATTGCCCAGAAGAGAAAAATCTCTGTCGGGGATAAAATGGCAGGCCGTCACGGTAACAAAGGGGTTATTTCAAGAATACTTCCTGAAGAAGATATGCCATACTTACCTGATGGTACAACTCTTGATATCGTGTTAAATCCGCTTGGCGTACCAAGCCGTATGAACATCGGTCAGGTGCTTGAAGTTCACTTGGGTTATGCAGCAAGAGCGCTTGGCTGGAATATCGCAACACCGGTATTTGACGGTGCAAACGAAGACGATATTGCTAAAACCTTAGTTGAGGCAGGTTACTCGGAAGACGGTAAAACAGTTCTTTATGACGGAAGAACAGGGGAACCGTTTGATAACCGCGTTACTGTAGGTATAATGTATATGTTAAAACTTCATCACCTGGTTGACGATAAAATCCATGCCCGTTCAACAGGTCCATATTCACTTGTTACTCAGCAGCCTCTGGGCGGTAAAGCGCAGTTTGGTGGTCAGAGATTCGGGGAAATGGAAGTTTGGGCGTTGGAAGCTTATGGTGCAGCCTATACACTGCAGGAAATATTAACTGTAAAATCAGACGATATTGTCGGCCGTGTTAAGACTTATGAAGCAATTGTTAAAGGGGAAAATGTTCCTCGTCCGGGAGTTCCCGAATCCTTTAAAGTTCTTATCAAAGAACTTCAGAGTTTAGGTCTTGATATGAAAGTGTATGCAGCAAATGATGAAGAAATCAATTTAAAAGACACCGATGACGATGTTATTCCTGCTCCAAGAAAGATTGAGTCGGAAGAAGACTTAATTGATTATGCAGAAAATGAAGAGCATTCTGAGGACGAGGATAACGATGAGGATAGAAATTTAGACTTCGCTGATGAAGACCTTCTTGACGATTATGATGAAGAAGTTAGTGAAGACGACATTATGATAGATGATGACGAAGATATAGACGCAATATTAGAAGAAGAAAGCGAAGAATAA
- a CDS encoding glutamine synthetase type III, producing the protein MTKIPELYASMCFNEQVMKERLPEDVYKSLKRTMEQGKSIDKEIANTVANAMKDWAIEKGATHFTHWFQPMTGVTAEKHDSFISPKGDGNIIMEFSGKELIKGEPDASSFPSGGLRATFEARGYTAWDPTSYAFIKDDSLCIPTAFCSYTGEALDKKTPLLRSMETINKEAQRILKLFGKVEKRVLPTVGAEQEYFLIDKKYFDLRKDLIYAGRTLFGTKPPKGQEMDDHYYGIIKPRVSEYMKELDLELWKLGILAKTKHNEAAPAQHELAPIFTTSNISTDQNQLTMEVMKKIAEKHDLVCLLHEKPFAGVNGSGKHNNWALSTSSGVNLLEPGDSPQDNAQFLLFLAAVVKAVDEYQDLLRISIASAGNDHRLGANEAPPAIVSMFLGEELTEILEAIISGEEYKEKENAQMEIGVHVLPKFPKDTTDRNRTSPFAFTGNKFEFRMLGSSESIACANYILNTIVAEELCQFADILEKADDFKKELDRLIKKTFKNHKRIIFNGNNYSDEWVEEAEKRGLLNYRKTPDALVHFADKKNIDLFVKHGIFNENEIVSRQEILLESYAKVINIEALTMVDMVNKDILPAVASFSKELAELILTKKKISQKIISSYEEETLNKLSILSKELYERINDLSQSIEELKKIEDIEKKAFFSSQVLIPKMEKIRETADSMEDKTSKEYWPFPTYGELLFGV; encoded by the coding sequence ATGACAAAAATTCCTGAATTATACGCAAGTATGTGCTTTAACGAGCAAGTAATGAAAGAAAGACTTCCCGAAGATGTCTATAAATCTTTAAAAAGAACAATGGAACAGGGTAAGTCGATTGACAAAGAAATAGCAAATACCGTTGCAAATGCTATGAAAGACTGGGCGATTGAAAAAGGTGCAACCCACTTTACCCATTGGTTCCAGCCTATGACAGGGGTTACTGCAGAAAAGCATGATTCCTTTATTTCCCCTAAGGGAGACGGAAATATCATAATGGAATTTTCCGGAAAGGAACTTATAAAAGGGGAACCTGACGCGTCATCATTCCCGTCAGGAGGACTTCGTGCAACCTTTGAAGCAAGAGGATATACTGCGTGGGATCCTACATCTTATGCCTTTATTAAAGACGATTCTTTATGTATTCCTACAGCATTCTGTTCATATACAGGCGAAGCGCTTGATAAGAAAACTCCGCTCCTTCGTTCAATGGAAACTATAAATAAAGAGGCGCAAAGAATACTTAAACTCTTTGGCAAAGTTGAAAAAAGAGTGCTTCCTACAGTTGGTGCAGAACAGGAATATTTCCTTATTGATAAAAAATATTTTGATTTAAGAAAAGACCTTATATATGCAGGAAGAACACTTTTTGGAACAAAACCTCCGAAAGGTCAGGAAATGGATGACCATTACTACGGTATTATAAAACCAAGAGTTTCCGAATATATGAAGGAACTGGACTTAGAGTTATGGAAACTTGGAATTTTAGCAAAAACCAAGCATAACGAAGCCGCACCTGCTCAGCATGAACTTGCGCCGATTTTTACAACTTCAAATATTTCAACCGACCAGAACCAGCTTACAATGGAGGTTATGAAAAAAATTGCTGAAAAGCATGACCTTGTGTGCTTACTTCACGAAAAACCATTTGCAGGAGTAAACGGAAGCGGTAAGCATAATAACTGGGCGCTTTCTACATCAAGCGGTGTTAATTTATTGGAACCGGGCGACTCTCCTCAGGATAATGCACAGTTTTTATTATTCCTTGCAGCAGTTGTAAAAGCAGTTGACGAGTATCAGGATTTACTCAGAATTTCTATTGCTTCTGCAGGAAATGACCACAGACTCGGTGCAAATGAAGCACCTCCCGCAATAGTTTCAATGTTCTTGGGAGAAGAACTTACTGAAATTTTAGAGGCTATTATATCGGGCGAAGAATATAAAGAAAAAGAAAATGCACAAATGGAAATAGGAGTTCACGTTCTTCCTAAATTCCCTAAAGACACGACTGACAGAAACAGAACATCTCCTTTTGCATTTACAGGTAATAAATTTGAATTTCGTATGCTTGGCTCAAGTGAATCAATTGCCTGCGCCAATTACATATTAAACACAATTGTAGCCGAAGAACTCTGCCAGTTTGCAGATATTTTAGAAAAGGCTGACGATTTTAAAAAGGAACTTGACAGGCTTATCAAGAAAACCTTTAAAAACCATAAACGAATAATTTTTAATGGAAATAATTATTCTGACGAGTGGGTAGAAGAGGCAGAAAAAAGAGGGCTTCTAAATTATAGGAAAACACCTGATGCGCTTGTTCACTTTGCAGACAAAAAGAATATTGACCTCTTTGTTAAACATGGAATTTTTAACGAAAATGAAATTGTATCAAGGCAGGAAATACTCCTTGAAAGTTACGCAAAGGTTATAAATATAGAAGCACTTACCATGGTGGATATGGTAAATAAAGATATCTTGCCTGCTGTAGCATCATTTTCCAAGGAACTGGCAGAACTGATTTTAACAAAGAAAAAAATATCTCAAAAAATTATATCCTCTTATGAAGAAGAAACTTTAAATAAACTCTCAATCCTGTCAAAAGAACTTTATGAAAGAATAAATGACTTATCACAAAGTATTGAAGAATTAAAAAAGATAGAAGACATAGAGAAAAAAGCATTTTTCTCATCTCAGGTACTTATTCCTAAGATGGAAAAAATAAGAGAAACGGCAGACAGTATGGAAGATAAAACTTCAAAAGAATACTGGCCTTTCCCAACTTATGGAGAACTGCTGTTTGGAGTTTAA
- the nadE gene encoding NAD(+) synthase: MRDYKEETIKRVEFIKTVLKNAGAKGIIYGNSGGKDCTLVGILCKMATDNVLGVMMPCQSKRNYTEDVEDALNAAKKYNIETVTVDLTEAKLTLKSAVEKVYKVNGLADANMNPRLRMITLYSLAQEKNYLVAGTGNRSERHMGYFTKWGDGACDFNPIADLTVTEVYEFLRYLDAPQNIIKKAPSAALYEGQTDEDEMGISYEKIDNYILNGIADKEDKELIDRAYKRSEHKRTMPKVYKE; this comes from the coding sequence ATGAGAGACTATAAAGAAGAAACTATAAAAAGAGTTGAATTTATTAAAACAGTTTTAAAAAATGCAGGGGCAAAAGGCATTATATACGGTAACAGCGGAGGAAAGGACTGTACACTGGTCGGAATACTTTGTAAAATGGCAACCGATAACGTGCTTGGAGTTATGATGCCCTGCCAGTCTAAAAGAAATTATACCGAAGATGTTGAGGACGCTCTTAATGCCGCAAAGAAGTATAATATTGAAACTGTAACAGTTGATTTAACTGAAGCAAAACTTACCTTAAAGTCCGCAGTGGAAAAAGTATATAAAGTAAACGGTCTTGCCGATGCCAATATGAATCCAAGACTTCGTATGATAACTCTTTATTCTTTAGCACAGGAGAAAAATTATCTTGTTGCGGGAACAGGGAACAGAAGCGAAAGGCATATGGGCTACTTTACGAAATGGGGAGACGGTGCTTGTGATTTTAACCCAATCGCAGACCTTACGGTTACAGAGGTTTATGAATTCTTAAGATATTTGGATGCCCCTCAAAATATAATCAAAAAAGCACCTTCTGCCGCTTTATATGAAGGGCAGACGGATGAAGATGAAATGGGAATTTCCTATGAAAAAATTGATAACTATATATTAAACGGCATCGCCGACAAAGAAGATAAAGAACTTATTGACAGGGCATATAAAAGGTCAGAACATAAAAGAACTATGCCTAAAGTATATAAAGAGTAG
- the gyrA gene encoding DNA gyrase subunit A: MAKNKKYEDSHFEEYFDTQTIVDIDIEKRMKEAFIDYAMSVIVARALPDVRDGLKPVHRRILYSMHEEHLTYDKPFFKSATTVGNVIGRYHPHGDASVYDAMVRLAQDFSMRYPLVDGHGNFGSVDGDPPAAYRYTEARMSKLSNLMLENIEKNTVDFAPNFDEKREEPLVLPTRIPTLLINGSSGIAVGMATNIPPHNLTEVLDGVIAQMDNPDITVEELMEYIKGPDFPTSASIMGRSGIRSAYETGKGKVIVRAKCEIKENKDGSFSIIVTELPYQVNKKMLVESIANLVKEKKIDGLSDIDDHSSDRVGIRLEIFLKKDANPQVVLNQLYKYSRLQDSFSINMLAICNGKPKILCLKEVLSHFINFQEEIVTRRTKFELEKAEARMHILEGLRIALANIDEVIHVIRNAYDDAKEQLMEKFGFSAIQAQSVLDMKLGQLQRLNGEKIDEEFNELSLKVEEYKGLLSDKGLLYEQIKKELIEIKEKYGDERKTEITFDYSQIDDEDLIEVEDIVVTMSHSGYIKRLKTDTYRSQRRGGRGISGMSTKEEDFVENIFTTSTHHFILCFTNKGRMFKMKGYQIPEASRTAKGMPIVNLLSLDAGEKVTATIPIKEFDEDSFLTMVTKKGTIKKTKLSEYNSNRSGGLNAIGLNEDDELIKVSVTNGENDIILGTHLGNAIRFNEKDVRPMGRTAHGVRGIRLKDGDFVVGACLVNDDSKLLVISENGMGKRTELSEYKVQSRGGKGIRTYKISQKSGNVCGINTVTDNDDIMLITSEGVIIRTGVEDISTLGRDTSGVKIMKLKDDVKVVSFAVVEKEEEEEETTETNEETVTNEN, translated from the coding sequence ATGGCTAAGAATAAAAAATACGAAGATTCTCATTTTGAAGAATATTTCGATACTCAAACCATTGTAGATATAGATATTGAAAAAAGAATGAAAGAAGCGTTTATTGACTATGCGATGAGTGTTATAGTAGCAAGAGCGCTTCCCGATGTACGTGACGGTTTAAAACCTGTTCACAGAAGAATTCTTTATTCAATGCATGAAGAACATTTAACTTACGATAAACCGTTCTTTAAATCTGCAACTACCGTTGGTAATGTTATAGGTAGATACCATCCGCATGGTGATGCGTCTGTTTATGATGCTATGGTAAGACTTGCTCAGGATTTCTCTATGAGATATCCTTTAGTTGACGGGCATGGTAACTTCGGGTCGGTTGACGGTGACCCTCCTGCTGCATACCGTTATACTGAAGCAAGAATGAGTAAGTTATCTAACTTAATGCTCGAGAATATAGAAAAAAATACAGTTGATTTTGCTCCTAACTTTGACGAAAAGAGAGAGGAACCATTAGTTTTACCAACAAGAATTCCTACACTTTTAATTAACGGAAGTTCAGGGATTGCCGTTGGTATGGCTACAAATATTCCTCCTCATAATTTAACCGAAGTTTTAGATGGGGTTATTGCCCAGATGGACAACCCTGATATTACGGTTGAAGAGTTAATGGAATATATAAAAGGTCCTGACTTTCCGACAAGTGCGTCAATTATGGGAAGAAGCGGAATAAGAAGCGCTTACGAAACAGGTAAGGGCAAAGTTATTGTGCGCGCAAAATGCGAAATAAAAGAAAATAAAGACGGCTCATTCTCTATAATCGTAACCGAACTTCCTTACCAGGTTAATAAGAAAATGCTGGTTGAATCTATTGCTAATCTTGTAAAAGAGAAAAAAATAGACGGTTTATCAGATATTGACGACCACTCTTCAGACAGAGTAGGTATAAGGCTTGAAATTTTCTTAAAGAAAGACGCTAATCCGCAGGTTGTTTTAAATCAGCTTTATAAATATTCAAGACTGCAGGACAGTTTCTCTATAAATATGCTTGCAATCTGTAACGGCAAACCTAAAATTTTATGTTTAAAAGAAGTTCTTTCCCACTTTATAAATTTCCAGGAAGAAATTGTAACAAGAAGAACTAAATTTGAACTTGAAAAAGCAGAAGCAAGAATGCACATTTTAGAGGGCTTAAGAATAGCACTTGCCAATATTGACGAAGTTATCCATGTAATAAGAAACGCTTATGACGATGCTAAGGAACAACTGATGGAAAAATTCGGTTTTTCTGCTATTCAGGCACAAAGTGTTTTAGATATGAAACTTGGCCAACTGCAAAGACTAAACGGCGAAAAGATTGACGAAGAATTTAACGAACTTTCACTTAAAGTAGAAGAATATAAGGGACTTTTATCAGATAAAGGCTTACTTTATGAACAAATTAAGAAAGAACTTATAGAAATAAAAGAAAAATACGGCGATGAAAGAAAAACTGAAATAACATTTGACTATTCTCAGATAGACGATGAAGATTTAATCGAAGTTGAAGATATCGTTGTTACAATGTCCCACTCAGGTTATATCAAAAGGCTTAAAACCGATACATACAGAAGCCAGAGACGTGGCGGAAGAGGTATATCGGGAATGTCCACCAAAGAGGAAGACTTTGTTGAAAACATCTTTACAACTTCTACCCATCACTTTATTTTATGCTTTACAAATAAGGGAAGAATGTTCAAAATGAAGGGTTATCAGATTCCTGAAGCATCAAGAACTGCAAAGGGTATGCCTATTGTAAACTTACTTAGCCTTGACGCAGGGGAAAAAGTAACTGCAACCATTCCTATAAAAGAATTTGACGAAGACAGTTTCTTAACAATGGTAACCAAAAAAGGTACTATTAAGAAAACCAAACTTTCCGAATATAATTCCAACCGTTCGGGCGGTCTTAACGCTATCGGCTTAAATGAAGATGATGAACTTATCAAAGTTTCAGTAACCAATGGCGAAAACGATATAATCTTAGGCACACACTTAGGAAATGCAATAAGATTTAATGAAAAAGATGTTCGTCCTATGGGAAGAACTGCACACGGGGTAAGAGGTATCAGATTAAAAGATGGCGACTTTGTTGTAGGTGCCTGTCTGGTTAATGATGATTCAAAACTTCTTGTTATCTCGGAAAACGGTATGGGTAAACGTACAGAACTTTCCGAATACAAAGTCCAGTCAAGAGGCGGTAAAGGTATAAGAACATACAAAATATCCCAGAAATCAGGAAACGTATGCGGAATAAATACCGTTACCGATAATGACGATATTATGCTTATAACCTCAGAAGGTGTAATTATAAGAACAGGGGTAGAAGATATTTCAACTCTTGGCCGTGATACATCAGGGGTTAAAATAATGAAATTAAAAGATGATGTAAAAGTTGTTTCTTTCGCTGTTGTTGAGAAAGAAGAAGAGGAAGAAGAAACAACAGAAACAAATGAAGAAACGGTAACAAACGAAAACTAA
- the gyrB gene encoding DNA topoisomerase (ATP-hydrolyzing) subunit B, producing MSEEIKGYNTKVEETYDESQIQVLEGLEAVRKRPGMYIGSTSIRGLHHLVYEIVDNAIDEALAGYCKNITVDLNKDGTVTVTDDGRGIPTGIHPKMGISTLEVIFTKLHAGGKFGGSGYKVSGGLHGVGASVVNALSTYLEVKVHDGENIHYLRFEQGKAVKPAEIIGKTDKKGTEVTFLADPEIFEETYYDFDVLLKRLREQAFLNKGINITFSDLRLEEPKKKVLHYEGGIMSFVEYNNRGKTPIHDGVIYVECQKGDTYAEVAMQYTDSYSESLVSFANNINTTEGGTHETGFKAALTRSINDYAKKMNIMKKDDNELSGEDVREGLTAVISVKVTEAQFEGQTKTKLGNSEVRGIVASLISEKFTDFLNENPQIAKIIIEKAMTASRAREAARKAREATRKTPLGTNSLPGKLTDCIVKDPTKTEIYIVEGDSAGGSAKNGRDSKYQAILPLWGKMLNVEKSRADKVYGNDKLKPVIQALGTGIGEEFNIEKLRYDKIIIMADADVDGAHIQTLLLTFFFRFMRTLIETGHIYLAKPPLYKLSRGKKSFVAFSDEERDRLSEELKDGDLNAKVDISRYKGLGEMNPEELWETTMDPKNRILLKVTLEDAQRADQIFSILMGDEVEPRREFIEENAQYVTNLDV from the coding sequence ATGTCAGAGGAAATCAAAGGATATAATACCAAAGTTGAAGAAACTTATGACGAGTCTCAGATTCAGGTTTTAGAAGGCTTAGAAGCAGTAAGAAAAAGACCGGGGATGTACATAGGCTCGACATCTATAAGAGGTCTTCATCATTTGGTTTATGAAATTGTTGACAATGCTATTGACGAAGCGTTGGCAGGATATTGTAAAAATATTACTGTTGATTTAAATAAAGACGGTACTGTTACAGTAACTGATGACGGTAGAGGTATTCCTACAGGAATACATCCTAAAATGGGTATATCCACATTAGAAGTTATTTTTACAAAACTTCATGCCGGCGGTAAATTCGGAGGTTCGGGATATAAAGTTTCAGGGGGGCTTCACGGTGTTGGTGCCTCTGTTGTTAATGCTCTTTCAACCTATCTTGAAGTTAAGGTTCATGACGGGGAAAATATCCACTATTTAAGATTTGAACAGGGAAAAGCAGTAAAACCTGCCGAAATAATAGGAAAAACTGATAAAAAAGGTACTGAGGTTACATTCCTTGCCGATCCTGAAATTTTTGAAGAAACATATTATGATTTTGATGTTTTATTAAAAAGATTAAGAGAACAAGCCTTTTTAAATAAAGGAATAAATATAACATTCTCCGATTTAAGACTTGAAGAGCCAAAGAAAAAAGTCCTTCATTATGAAGGGGGAATTATGTCCTTTGTTGAGTATAACAATCGTGGCAAAACTCCTATCCATGACGGTGTTATATATGTTGAATGTCAAAAAGGCGATACCTATGCGGAAGTTGCTATGCAATATACCGATTCTTACTCAGAATCTTTGGTAAGTTTTGCAAATAATATCAATACAACTGAAGGCGGTACTCACGAAACAGGCTTTAAAGCAGCACTTACCCGTTCTATAAACGACTATGCCAAGAAAATGAACATAATGAAAAAGGATGATAATGAACTTTCAGGGGAAGACGTGAGGGAAGGTTTAACTGCAGTTATAAGTGTTAAAGTTACCGAAGCGCAGTTTGAAGGTCAGACTAAAACCAAACTTGGAAACAGCGAAGTAAGAGGTATAGTTGCATCTTTAATATCCGAAAAGTTTACCGACTTTTTAAACGAAAATCCGCAGATAGCAAAAATTATTATAGAAAAAGCAATGACAGCATCCCGTGCAAGAGAAGCGGCAAGAAAAGCAAGAGAAGCAACAAGAAAAACTCCTCTTGGCACAAATTCACTTCCGGGAAAACTTACCGACTGTATTGTTAAAGACCCTACCAAGACTGAAATATATATAGTCGAAGGGGATTCTGCGGGCGGAAGTGCTAAAAACGGGCGTGACAGTAAATATCAGGCAATTCTTCCTTTATGGGGTAAAATGTTAAACGTTGAAAAATCAAGAGCCGATAAAGTTTACGGAAACGATAAATTAAAACCTGTTATTCAGGCTTTGGGAACAGGAATAGGCGAAGAATTCAATATAGAAAAATTAAGATATGATAAAATAATAATTATGGCCGATGCCGATGTCGACGGTGCTCATATCCAGACACTTCTTTTAACATTCTTCTTCAGATTTATGAGAACTTTAATTGAAACAGGTCATATATATCTTGCAAAACCTCCTCTATATAAATTATCAAGAGGTAAAAAATCTTTTGTTGCATTTTCAGATGAGGAAAGGGACAGATTAAGTGAAGAATTAAAAGACGGGGACTTAAATGCAAAAGTAGATATCTCCCGTTACAAAGGTCTTGGGGAAATGAACCCTGAGGAACTTTGGGAAACTACAATGGACCCTAAAAACAGAATTTTACTTAAAGTAACTTTGGAAGATGCACAAAGAGCAGACCAGATTTTCTCAATACTTATGGGCGACGAGGTTGAACCAAGGCGTGAATTTATTGAAGAAAATGCTCAATATGTAACAAATCTTGATGTATAA